A genomic region of Nymphalis io chromosome 3, ilAglIoxx1.1, whole genome shotgun sequence contains the following coding sequences:
- the LOC126780955 gene encoding uncharacterized protein LOC126780955 isoform X1, which yields MASQISMGTIEKLIGRENYQSWKFAVKNYLEHEELWQEIESDPGYVSDSKKNTKAKSKIILLVDPVNYVHVQEATTAKQVWTKLEKVFDDSGLSRKVSLLRDLITTDLDNCSSVEEYVNKLLLHWMEVAGMLIPEHHCICAITRIGCMMYPHQLSTILRLQTIKQ from the exons atggcATCACAAATATCAATGGGTACAATTGAGAAGCTAATTGGAAGAGAAAATTACCAAAGTTGGAAGTTTGCCGTGAAAAACTACCTCGAACATGAAGAATTGTGGCAGGAGATTGAATCTGACCCAGGCTATGTATCTGATAGCAAGAAAAATACGAAAGCAAAATCGAAAATAATACTGTTGGTAGACCCGGTTAATTACGTCCATGTACAAGAGGCTACAACAGCGAAACAGGTTTGGACCAAACTTGAAAAAGTGTTTGATGACTCAGGGCTTAGTAGAAAAGTAAGTTTATTGAGAGATTTGATCACCACTGACTTGGACAATTGCTCGAGTGTCGAGGAATATGTCAATAAG TTGCTGCTGCATTGGATGGAAGTTGCTGGTATGTTGATTCCGGAGCATCATTGCATATGTGCAATAACAAGAATTGGATGTATGATGTATCCCCATCAACTATCAACAATATTAAGGTTGCAGACAATAAAACAGTAG
- the LOC126780955 gene encoding uncharacterized protein LOC126780955 isoform X2, with the protein MASQISMGTIEKLIGRENYQSWKFAVKNYLEHEELWQEIESDPGYVSDSKKNTKAKSKIILLVDPVNYVHVQEATTAKQLLLHWMEVAGMLIPEHHCICAITRIGCMMYPHQLSTILRLQTIKQ; encoded by the exons atggcATCACAAATATCAATGGGTACAATTGAGAAGCTAATTGGAAGAGAAAATTACCAAAGTTGGAAGTTTGCCGTGAAAAACTACCTCGAACATGAAGAATTGTGGCAGGAGATTGAATCTGACCCAGGCTATGTATCTGATAGCAAGAAAAATACGAAAGCAAAATCGAAAATAATACTGTTGGTAGACCCGGTTAATTACGTCCATGTACAAGAGGCTACAACAGCGAAACAG TTGCTGCTGCATTGGATGGAAGTTGCTGGTATGTTGATTCCGGAGCATCATTGCATATGTGCAATAACAAGAATTGGATGTATGATGTATCCCCATCAACTATCAACAATATTAAGGTTGCAGACAATAAAACAGTAG